In Labilithrix sp., the genomic stretch CCTGATGGCGATCGACGACCGGACGACGATGCCCGACGGCGACCGGCACGCGCCGGCGTTCCTCGTCGACGAGGTCCTGCTCCCGAAGCTGCGCGAGGCGCCGCTCTCGGTCGAGCAGGAGAAACAAGCGTGGCAGGAGGTCATCACGACGATCCTCCTCGGCGGCTACTACTTCGACCTTCCGGCGACGGAATAGCGGGAGCGAGACATGAGCCTCAGCCGTAGAGACCTCCTTCGTGCAGCCACCGCCGGCGGGATCGGCGTCCTCGGGTCGAGCTTCCTCCGCTTCGAGGACATCGCCCGCGCCGAGACGACCTCCGATCACTTCTTCCTCTTCATCGAGCTCCGCGGCGGCGTCGCCTGGAACCTCGCGACCGGCGCGCGCGACCTCGCGACGCTCCCGCTCGACGATCCGAAGGTCGTCCAGAAGATCGAGCTCAAGGCCGACGCGACGACCGCGCCGTTCACGACCGAGCAGCGGAACGCGCTCCTGAACGCCCCCGGCGCGCGCTCGCTCCACGGCAACTTCATCGTGCTGCCGTACATCGGCTCGCTCGAGGAGTCGTACCGGAAGGGCACGACGCGCCTCGGCTGCCCCTGGCGCCTCGGCCTCTCCGGTCACGCGCTCGAGGAGCACGTGAACGATATCGCCGTCGTCCACGGTGTCCGCAACATCCACAATTTCCACGGCGGCGCGAACGACGAGATCTGGTCCGGGATCTTCAACGACCGCGCCGACCAGAAGAAGAAGCACGTCGCCGCCACCCTCGCGCAGAGGCTCACCGCCGAGCGCGGGGGGCTCCTCCTCGACAACATCGTCTTCGAGGGCGCGACGTTCCCGGGCAAGACCGCGAGCGACTTCGCGACGCCGATGAAGATCGACGTCCGGTCGCTCGGGCTCCTCGCGGTCGCGCAGTCGACCGGGACGGTCGCGCCCGAGCAGCGGTTCGCCCGCGCGCGCCAGCTCGCGGAGGCGCTCGGCGATCAGACGACGCTCGGCCCCCAGCACAAGGACGCCTTCCTCGGCTACCTCTCCGCGCTCGAGAAGGGCCCCGCCGTCCAGAAGAAGCTCGCCCAGATCGCGGATCGGATCGCGACCGGCGAGGCATCGTACGACCTCGATCTCCAGGTCGACACCGCGATCACGCTGTTCGAGTCGCGCCTCACCCGCGTCGCGACGCTCTGCCTCGGCACGCCGAACGGCATGAACCAGATCGACGGCAACGGCCTCTTCGACGGCCACTACGGCTTCTTCCACAAGGCGCCGGCCACGGCCACCTCACGCACGCGCACGTACGGCCACTACCTCAACGTGCGGAGCGCGATGGCGTCGATCTCGCGCCTGATCAAGCTCCTCAAGTCGACGATGGTGAACGGCAAGTCGCTCTTCGAGCAGACGACCGTCGTCGTCGCGAGCGAGTTCTCGCGCCCGTCGAACTTCGTCGGCAACGAGGACGGCGGCGGCTACCTCGGCGTCGGCCACTACCACTTCAACAACGACTACATCCTCTTCGGGAAGGGCATCAAAGGCGGCGCGTGGATCGGCGAGAACGATCCCGTCACGCAGTACTCCTACCTGACGAAGATGACGAGCCTCGACCAGCCGGATCCGACCCGGCTCGAGCAGCGCGCGCCGTCGTTCTTCACCCTCAACCCGGCGACGAACATCCGGAACGTCCCGTCCGACGCCAGGATCGAGGGCCTCGCCTGCGAGTCCCAGATCCAGTTCGTCGGCGGCGCGGAGCGTCCGATCATGCCGAAGGACATCCTCCGCACGCTCT encodes the following:
- a CDS encoding DUF1501 domain-containing protein translates to MSLSRRDLLRAATAGGIGVLGSSFLRFEDIARAETTSDHFFLFIELRGGVAWNLATGARDLATLPLDDPKVVQKIELKADATTAPFTTEQRNALLNAPGARSLHGNFIVLPYIGSLEESYRKGTTRLGCPWRLGLSGHALEEHVNDIAVVHGVRNIHNFHGGANDEIWSGIFNDRADQKKKHVAATLAQRLTAERGGLLLDNIVFEGATFPGKTASDFATPMKIDVRSLGLLAVAQSTGTVAPEQRFARARQLAEALGDQTTLGPQHKDAFLGYLSALEKGPAVQKKLAQIADRIATGEASYDLDLQVDTAITLFESRLTRVATLCLGTPNGMNQIDGNGLFDGHYGFFHKAPATATSRTRTYGHYLNVRSAMASISRLIKLLKSTMVNGKSLFEQTTVVVASEFSRPSNFVGNEDGGGYLGVGHYHFNNDYILFGKGIKGGAWIGENDPVTQYSYLTKMTSLDQPDPTRLEQRAPSFFTLNPATNIRNVPSDARIEGLACESQIQFVGGAERPIMPKDILRTLYTVAGQESFRESYDGNWFSDARTIRPILA